The Medicago truncatula cultivar Jemalong A17 chromosome 7, MtrunA17r5.0-ANR, whole genome shotgun sequence genome includes the window TTATAGTTTTGCCCTTCGATTATGATCTGTGTTACGAATTTGAGTTATGATATTGCACCTTAACCCTTTCTGATCCTAGGTAGGATCTAGTGTTTGAGTGATTAAAAGAAATAGgatttgatttctaacttttGTAAATCGCCAGGACACAAGTCACCTCATACATCTTAAGTTTCGCAATCTAACTAACATGGAGCTTATCCTTAAGCATAATCATTGTGAGAAGTGGAACTGGTGGTTGCTAAAAGCGCTGAAACATTGTCCCAAACTTCAAAATCTTACCATTCATCAGGTTTTGTTGATGCCtagctttttcttttctttttacctcAGCACCTTTTCtccaattttatatataaaaaaattgaattgttgaCAGGATTTTGAGAATGAAGAGGAATTTGAGGAAGTTGTGGATAATTGGGTGTATCCAACAATTATTCCAGATTGCCTTTCAACACAACTCAAAACATGCTTGCTTAAAGGCTATGAATGCACAGATCGTGAGCTTCAatttgcaaaatatattatgCAGAATTCAGAAGTATTGAAGACCATGTCAATCAAGAGCGCCTCTTCCATAGATACAAATACCAAGCACCAAATTTGGATGAAACTTGCTTCGTGTACAAGGGCCTCATCAACATGTAAACTCTTGTTTGATTGATGAAAGTTAGGTCATAGTTGCTATAGTTCTTATATGTCTACTTTTTATATTAGAATCTTTGTATTCAATGGTAACATCTGATGGTTTCAAAGGCATGGCCTCTGTTTCAATTTGACCTCTTAtgtcatttcaattttcaaatatgtATTGACTTTCACGTAACTAATTGATGCTAGATCCtctcaactttttcttttcttactgatgattgtttttttacttGGGTTATATCAATGTCTGTAATTATTTGGTAGTCTTGTTGTGGACTTGTGGGAAGAAGTAATGGATGTCAAATTTTCCAACTACATAGACTGGTGTAGTAGAATGCCAACGTGCTTTTAATTGAAAACAGATATGtgtgcaaattttttttttttgagggaaattctttcctatttttcattttaaataaataaataaattatttctttaccaataTACCTTTgattatattacatttttttcttcaagctATAATAAATACAGTTATATGTTAGAAACATAAGTCAATTTTCTATCATGAGTATAGCAATGAAAGTCAACTCGAAAGAACATAAATTCAtgcaaaatataaagaaatacAACATTGAATAAGTGGTCCATCTCCATGATAATGTGAACCATACATTACATAGCATGAAAATTTCAATACGCAGCTGCAAAGTCACATCAAAACGTGTTGTTGACTATTAGCATGCCAGGAAAATTAGTcacttatgaaaaataaaattcataatttatcATAACTAGAAGCAATCATCTCAGTAATGAATTTCAACAATTACAAAAATATGTTCATGTTCTTCATTTTGACCATGCTGTGTTTTAATTTTCTAGATGTTAGTGATGCCATAGACACCATTACATCAACTCAGTTTATCAAGGACCCTGAAACTCTAAGCTCCAAGAGTGGTAACTTCACCTTAGGCTTTTTTAGTCCTGAAAATTCTACGAATCGTTATGTTGGAATTTGGTGGCAGCCTCATTTCACAATCCTATGGGTGCTTAACAGAGACCAACCTCTCAAAGATTCTTCTGGTGTTGTTAAAATATCTGATAATGGTAATGATCTCGTGGTATTGAACGGAAAGAAAGAGGTGATTTGGACATCCAACGCACCGAATGTTGCAACCAATTCAAGTTCGAAGCTTTTAGATTCAGGGAACCTTGTACTACTTGAAGGCACAACAGAAAGAACCATGTGGGAGAGTTTCCAGCATCCTTCAAATGTAATGCTGCCAAACATGAAACTTACTAGCAACAAAATAACAGGTGAGAAAGTAAAACAAACATCATGGAAAACACCTTATGATCCATCCATTGGAAGCTTCTCTTTGAGTGTTGAAAGGCTTACTATACCTGAAGTGTTCATATGGAATGAAAATCAACCATATTGGCGAACTGGTCCGTGGAATGGTAAGATTTTTACAGGGCTTCCATATATGACAACTCATTATCTCGGTGGTTTACATGTTGGAGATGATGGAGAAGGAAATGTTTCATTCTTTCAAATAACATCAGATACAGTTGGTCTTATAATCTATAATTTGAGTTCAGAAGGAAATTGTGAAGAGAAATGGTGggatgaaaagaagaaagaatggaAAGTAACATGGAATAGTCATGAAATGGAATGTGATGTTTATGGTGTATGTGGACATTTTGCAAGCTGTAATTCACAAAGCTCACCAATATGTAGCTGTTTGAAAGGGTTTGAGCCAAGGAACAAAGAGGAATGGAATAAACAAAATTGGACCGAAGGATGTGTTAGGAGGACACCTCTTCAACAGTGCGAAAGATACAGAAATCAAAACACAAGTGAAGACAGTAACGCTGATGGTTTTTTGAAACTGCCGATGGTCAAAGTTCCCGATTTTGCAGACGGATCATCTCTCACACTGTCATCAGAAACATGCAAAAGTCAATGTCTGGAGAATTGCTCTTGTGTTGCATATTCTTATGATGCTGACATTGGTTGTATGTCTTGGACTGGGAACCTAGTTGACAtacaaaaattctcaaatgGAGGACTTGACTTGTATATTCGTGTAGCACACACAGAACTTGGTAAACATTGTATGCTAGTTGTTATTTGATCTACTAATTGAATTCACCTGTtagggtttttaaaaatttcaactttCCTCGGCTACAGATAAAGAGAAAAACATGAAAGTCATCATCATTACTATAACAGTGCTAACAGGAACTGTCATAGTTCTTGCTTGTGCGTATATCATGTGGAGAAGGAGAACTAACCACCATGGTAATATATCATCTTATTGGATTCAAATTATACTATAAACGAGTTTTCTACATATTAGTAAAGTTAATTCAAATCATATACAATCTgaattttgataaaatcaaTCTCATTACAGTAGCTAGTTTctgttttctttaatttaacaATTTCAAATCACAATCACCgtcaattttttaattgtttcatGCTTCTTTCCAACCACTAATTCATGATTTTCAAATAAATCAGCAACCATCCGAAGTGACAATGCGATTGGAGAACTGTCACAAGTTAAACTCCAAGAGCTATTACTATTTAATTTTGGCAAGCTTGCAACTGCAACCAACAACTTTCACTCATCCAACAAACTTGGGCAGGGAGGTTTCGGACCGGTATACAAGGTAAACTAAATTCAGCAAGTTTAATGATATTTAAGCTCATTATCAATATTAGCTATATCTTTATTTCTCTTCTAGGGGACAATGCATGATGGTCAGGAAATAGCAGTTAAAAGACTTTCTAAAGCATCTGGACAAGGTCTAAAAGAATTCATGAATGAAGTGGCGGTCATTTCTAAGCTTCAACACCGCAATCTTGTAAAACTTCTTGGCTGCTGTGTTGACGGAGAGGAAAAGATGTTGATATATGAGTACATGCCAAATAAAAGTTTGGATGCTTTTCTCTTTGGTTAGTCTTTGACACTCCTTTTCCTATTTCTCCATACCCAATTCAAGCTGAGGTTAAACTTTATTCGTCATATATGAAAATGTTTCGTAGCAATGAACAATTGCTAAACAGCTATGATGTCTTGGAACGTgctaattatattttcaatgcgTGGAGTCCAATCTTGAGTTTTAGATGACACAATTTACCTTGTAATAATGCTacatttaaattaaagtaaCAAAGCTTTACCTTTGATTTATTAGATGCCTCGAAAAGTAAAATCCTTGATTGGAGGAAACGCTTTAGCATAATAGAAGGAATAGCTCGAGGATTGTTGTATCTGCACAGAGATTCCAGACTAAAAATTATACATAGAGATTTGAAGCCAAGTAATATCTTGCTAGATAATGAGCTTAATCCAAAAATATCAGACTTTGGTATGGCCAGAATCTTTGGAGGGAGTGAAGATCAAGAAAATACAAGAAGAGTTGTTGGTACTTAGTAAGTACACCAATACACCTTTTCCTTTGTTCAAAACTATGGTAGCATACTTGGATTggatattcaatttcaattatctAATTGCACTTCAATGCAGTGGTTATATGTCTCCAGAATATGCAATGCAAGGACTGTTTTCTGATAAATCTGATGTCTTTAGCTTTGGAGTTTTACTTCTTGAGATTATTAGtggaagaagaaattcaagctTTTATGACTGCGACTCTCTTACCCTTTTAGGATTTGTAAGTCTCTTAAATTCTCATCTAACTCAATTTTGGATGTTCTAAAGTTTTCTCAAATGTTTGACATTTGTTTTGTCAATTTAGGTATGGATTCAATGGCAAGAAGGCAATATTCTACCACTGATAGATCCAGAAATATATGATCATATCCATCATAAATATATTACGAGGTCCATACACATAGGGCTTCTATGTGTACAGGAATTTTCCATAGACAGACCTACCATGGCGGCTGTAATTTCTATGCTGAACAGTGACATTGTAGATCTTCCTCCTCCAAAGAAACCTGCATTCATCCTGAAGCAGAATATGCTGAGCTCGGTGTCGCCTGAAGAAAACAACGATGACTTCTAGTAATTACCATTAAATTAAATGCTTGAATTTTGATTAAGCAACTTTCTTTTCTTGAACTTATGCAGGTTGCTATAATGAGACTCAAGGTTGACCTTCAATGTAGAAAATGCTGTAAGAAAGTCAAGAAGATCCTTTGCAAATACCCTCGTGAGTCtttcaataataattcttttactctcatattttattatttttccttataCATATTTTTGTATGGTGGTGTTAATATATTATTAGGCTATAGTTCCCATTAAATATAGactttgtattgaaaattgacaaaattatatcaacaagtatttt containing:
- the LOC112416398 gene encoding putative F-box/FBD/LRR-repeat protein At5g62970; the protein is MELILKHNHCEKWNWWLLKALKHCPKLQNLTIHQDFENEEEFEEVVDNWVYPTIIPDCLSTQLKTCLLKGYECTDRELQFAKYIMQNSEVLKTMSIKSASSIDTNTKHQIWMKLASCTRASSTCKLLFD
- the LOC25498310 gene encoding G-type lectin S-receptor-like serine/threonine-protein kinase At1g11300, which encodes MNFNNYKNMFMFFILTMLCFNFLDVSDAIDTITSTQFIKDPETLSSKSGNFTLGFFSPENSTNRYVGIWWQPHFTILWVLNRDQPLKDSSGVVKISDNGNDLVVLNGKKEVIWTSNAPNVATNSSSKLLDSGNLVLLEGTTERTMWESFQHPSNVMLPNMKLTSNKITGEKVKQTSWKTPYDPSIGSFSLSVERLTIPEVFIWNENQPYWRTGPWNGKIFTGLPYMTTHYLGGLHVGDDGEGNVSFFQITSDTVGLIIYNLSSEGNCEEKWWDEKKKEWKVTWNSHEMECDVYGVCGHFASCNSQSSPICSCLKGFEPRNKEEWNKQNWTEGCVRRTPLQQCERYRNQNTSEDSNADGFLKLPMVKVPDFADGSSLTLSSETCKSQCLENCSCVAYSYDADIGCMSWTGNLVDIQKFSNGGLDLYIRVAHTELDKEKNMKVIIITITVLTGTVIVLACAYIMWRRRTNHHATIRSDNAIGELSQVKLQELLLFNFGKLATATNNFHSSNKLGQGGFGPVYKGTMHDGQEIAVKRLSKASGQGLKEFMNEVAVISKLQHRNLVKLLGCCVDGEEKMLIYEYMPNKSLDAFLFDASKSKILDWRKRFSIIEGIARGLLYLHRDSRLKIIHRDLKPSNILLDNELNPKISDFGMARIFGGSEDQENTRRVVGTYGYMSPEYAMQGLFSDKSDVFSFGVLLLEIISGRRNSSFYDCDSLTLLGFVWIQWQEGNILPLIDPEIYDHIHHKYITRSIHIGLLCVQEFSIDRPTMAAVISMLNSDIVDLPPPKKPAFILKQNMLSSVSPEENNDDF